The proteins below come from a single Flavobacterium lindanitolerans genomic window:
- a CDS encoding alpha/beta hydrolase — protein sequence MKNLKLLWSAVFLFYGLASQAAKVDTLAIPSVAMNKTYNAAVVLPNSYAKSKAKYPVVYLLHGAYGHFRDWLNVTSKNRTVKNLADQYDIIIVMPEGETFSFYLDSPANKGSQFETYITKEVVQKIDQTYRTINEKKGRVITGLSMGGHGALYLSAKHPDIYAAAGSMSGAVDMGTMKNMGIDTPERIDQLMEPVFGSQGAPQEVYAAHAVLNMIDKMKANGLPLIIDCGVDDFLIGPNRELHRRLVYSKVPHDYTERPGAHTWEYWENSLPYHVLFFSKIFKVNNATAQ from the coding sequence ATGAAAAATCTGAAATTACTATGGAGTGCCGTTTTCTTATTCTATGGGTTGGCCTCTCAGGCGGCAAAGGTAGACACGCTTGCAATTCCTAGTGTTGCCATGAACAAAACCTATAATGCGGCAGTTGTCCTTCCTAATTCATATGCAAAAAGCAAGGCGAAATATCCGGTTGTATATTTGCTGCATGGTGCTTACGGACATTTCAGAGACTGGCTAAATGTTACATCAAAAAACAGGACGGTTAAGAATTTGGCAGACCAGTATGATATTATCATTGTCATGCCGGAAGGCGAAACGTTTAGCTTCTATCTGGACAGTCCCGCCAATAAAGGCAGCCAGTTCGAAACCTATATTACTAAAGAAGTCGTACAGAAAATAGACCAGACCTACAGGACAATCAATGAGAAAAAAGGCCGGGTTATTACCGGATTGTCAATGGGAGGACATGGCGCGTTGTATTTGTCAGCCAAACACCCGGACATATATGCGGCAGCCGGAAGTATGAGCGGAGCTGTTGACATGGGAACCATGAAAAATATGGGAATCGATACACCGGAGAGAATTGACCAATTGATGGAACCTGTTTTTGGGTCTCAGGGAGCACCTCAGGAAGTATATGCCGCACATGCAGTGTTGAATATGATAGATAAAATGAAAGCAAACGGTCTGCCTCTTATTATTGACTGTGGTGTTGATGATTTTCTGATTGGGCCTAATAGGGAATTACACAGGAGATTGGTTTACAGTAAGGTGCCGCATGATTATACAGAACGGCCGGGTGCCCATACTTGGGAATATTGGGAAAATTCCTTGCCTTATCATGTGTTGTTTTTTTCCAAAATATTTAAAGTAAACAACGCAACAGCCCAATAA
- a CDS encoding AAA family ATPase, producing the protein MKYQNKNFYILTGGPGVGKTSVLNELEKSGYTVMPETARAIIKEQMATGGEALPWKSKELYMQLMVEASAESYREAISKNSLLPVFFDRGILDAVCYARMVGLDLSNEIQEIAEHYQYNTKIFIFPPWQGIYKTDEERKQDWKEAEATFEAMKKTYQDYGYEIIEVPKDTVEKRKEFIINRIKQNTSDED; encoded by the coding sequence ATGAAATACCAAAACAAGAACTTTTATATTCTTACCGGCGGTCCCGGTGTTGGCAAAACATCCGTTTTAAACGAACTGGAAAAAAGCGGTTACACTGTTATGCCAGAAACAGCACGTGCAATTATCAAAGAGCAGATGGCAACTGGCGGAGAGGCATTACCATGGAAAAGCAAGGAACTTTATATGCAGTTAATGGTAGAAGCTTCTGCTGAAAGCTACCGTGAGGCTATTTCTAAAAACAGTCTGCTTCCCGTTTTTTTTGATAGGGGAATTTTGGATGCAGTCTGCTATGCCCGAATGGTAGGTTTGGACCTGTCAAATGAAATACAGGAAATAGCAGAACATTATCAGTATAATACAAAAATATTCATCTTCCCGCCCTGGCAGGGTATCTACAAAACAGATGAGGAAAGAAAACAGGATTGGAAAGAAGCCGAAGCTACTTTTGAAGCCATGAAAAAGACCTATCAGGATTATGGCTATGAAATTATAGAAGTGCCAAAAGATACCGTTGAGAAGAGGAAGGAGTTTATAATAAATAGGATAAAGCAGAATACATCTGATGAAGATTAA
- a CDS encoding AadS family aminoglycoside 6-adenylyltransferase, translated as MENKRETQLMEIMDWATSNDDIRAVLLTSSLVNPYAPVDQFSDLDIEFVVSNLQQFLSDDSWVENFGKKIAMIVENEEAFEGKHAMRMVFYEDYTKVDYKIYSVDKFLEEVNNEELQEDWDVGYKVLLDKDDITKNMKPPTYNAVMVKKPTEQEFTTLFNDFWWDMTYVAKCLWRDDLFYAKFMLEDNMRTQYFQKMIEWHIGLEHNWNVSTNKKGRLFKKYLSPEMWKKIEATFSGSDIQDNWRALFAYADIGTELGTAMSQKLGYAYPAELDSKIRNYLNHVKSMEGKDS; from the coding sequence ATGGAAAACAAAAGAGAAACCCAATTAATGGAAATCATGGATTGGGCGACATCGAATGATGACATCAGGGCGGTGCTACTAACAAGTTCGCTTGTTAATCCCTATGCTCCGGTAGACCAGTTTAGCGATTTGGATATTGAGTTTGTCGTGAGTAACCTGCAACAGTTCTTGTCAGATGATAGTTGGGTAGAGAATTTCGGCAAAAAAATAGCCATGATTGTAGAAAACGAAGAAGCATTTGAAGGCAAACACGCCATGCGCATGGTTTTTTATGAAGATTATACCAAAGTGGACTATAAAATCTATTCCGTAGATAAATTTCTCGAAGAAGTAAACAATGAAGAATTGCAGGAAGATTGGGATGTAGGCTATAAGGTACTGCTGGACAAAGACGACATTACAAAAAACATGAAGCCGCCAACCTATAATGCGGTTATGGTTAAAAAACCTACAGAACAGGAGTTTACAACCCTATTTAATGATTTTTGGTGGGACATGACCTATGTGGCGAAATGCCTGTGGCGCGATGATCTTTTTTATGCCAAATTCATGCTTGAAGACAATATGAGAACGCAATACTTCCAGAAAATGATAGAATGGCATATAGGGCTGGAGCACAACTGGAATGTATCAACCAATAAAAAAGGGAGATTGTTTAAAAAGTACCTTTCTCCCGAAATGTGGAAAAAGATAGAAGCCACTTTTTCCGGCAGTGACATACAGGACAATTGGCGTGCCTTGTTTGCCTATGCAGATATAGGTACAGAACTGGGAACCGCAATGTCGCAAAAACTGGGCTATGCATATCCTGCAGAACTTGATTCTAAAATCAGAAACTATCTGAATCACGTAAAATCAATGGAAGGTAAGGATAGCTAA
- a CDS encoding GyrI-like domain-containing protein — translation METGKENFLLIGIQLDNKTTNKDGQAAIDCGGLWHQFETEKRYGQIEGKLGNEIYAVYFDYDGDHTQPYSYFIGCKVAEGTAVPQGFKSLKIPTQTYTQKIAKGVMPACIAEAWREIWKEDANLNRAYQYDFEIYDERCADWNNAEVDIFLSVKK, via the coding sequence ATGGAAACCGGTAAAGAAAACTTCCTACTGATAGGCATTCAGCTTGATAACAAAACAACCAACAAAGATGGTCAGGCTGCCATAGATTGTGGCGGACTTTGGCATCAATTCGAGACGGAAAAGAGATACGGCCAGATAGAAGGTAAATTAGGTAATGAAATCTATGCTGTTTATTTTGACTATGATGGCGACCATACGCAACCGTATTCCTATTTCATAGGCTGCAAAGTGGCGGAAGGTACGGCAGTTCCGCAAGGATTCAAAAGTCTGAAAATACCGACACAAACCTATACTCAAAAAATAGCCAAAGGCGTCATGCCCGCCTGTATTGCAGAAGCATGGAGAGAAATCTGGAAAGAAGATGCCAATTTGAACAGGGCCTATCAATATGATTTTGAAATATATGATGAACGATGTGCAGATTGGAACAATGCAGAAGTGGATATTTTTCTTTCCGTAAAAAAATAA
- a CDS encoding cupin domain-containing protein, producing the protein MEKVTIAQKLSLFNDYWNPRIVGELNGQHVKLVKFQGEFVWHKHDNEDEMFLVVKGQFNMEFRDKTVELKENEFLIVPRGVEHRPVAPQEVSVLLFEPASTLNTGDAEKSDLTKRTLDTI; encoded by the coding sequence ATGGAAAAAGTAACTATCGCCCAAAAGCTTTCTTTATTTAACGATTACTGGAACCCAAGAATTGTTGGAGAATTAAACGGGCAACATGTCAAACTGGTAAAATTTCAGGGTGAATTTGTATGGCATAAACACGACAATGAAGACGAAATGTTTTTGGTGGTCAAAGGCCAATTCAACATGGAATTTCGGGATAAGACCGTTGAACTCAAAGAGAACGAATTTTTGATTGTACCACGCGGAGTTGAACACAGGCCTGTAGCGCCACAGGAAGTATCTGTTTTGCTGTTTGAACCTGCATCGACACTTAATACAGGCGATGCAGAAAAAAGCGACCTTACAAAACGAACCCTGGATACGATTTAG
- a CDS encoding cation diffusion facilitator family transporter: protein MGHDHDHNHSGSTNKKTLIISLVIITAYMVIEVVGGLITNSLALLADAGHMLSDAISLFIALMAFTFSSKIADYSKTYGYKRFEILAAVINGATLILISVYIIYEAIERFQKPPEITSGGMLIIAVIGLAVNVLVAWIMMRGADVKENLNMRGAYLHVISDMLGSVGAIIAALLIMFFGWVWADAFASVIVSVLVLRSGYLVTKSSVHVLMEGTPDNVEVEKVTQKILETEGIISIHDLHIWTITSGLNALTCHAVVDEKMTVEAGEIMLRKIEHDLEHLKIHHVTIQLETPAHLHDALVLCTTKAEVIAHDHNH, encoded by the coding sequence ATGGGACATGACCACGACCACAATCATTCTGGTAGCACAAATAAAAAAACCTTAATCATTAGCCTTGTTATTATTACGGCTTATATGGTTATAGAGGTTGTAGGCGGATTGATTACAAACAGTCTGGCTCTGCTGGCAGATGCCGGGCATATGCTTAGTGATGCCATATCACTTTTTATAGCTCTGATGGCTTTTACATTCAGCAGCAAAATAGCAGATTATAGCAAAACGTATGGTTACAAACGATTTGAAATATTAGCTGCTGTTATCAATGGGGCAACACTCATACTGATTTCAGTCTATATTATTTATGAAGCTATTGAACGTTTTCAAAAGCCACCGGAGATTACTTCCGGCGGAATGCTCATCATCGCTGTTATAGGTCTGGCCGTAAATGTGCTTGTAGCCTGGATAATGATGCGTGGTGCAGATGTCAAGGAAAATTTGAACATGAGAGGGGCATATCTGCACGTGATAAGTGATATGCTTGGTTCGGTAGGCGCCATCATCGCGGCTTTGCTCATTATGTTTTTTGGTTGGGTCTGGGCAGATGCATTCGCAAGTGTTATCGTTTCTGTGTTGGTATTGCGTAGCGGCTATTTGGTTACGAAATCATCGGTACATGTGTTGATGGAAGGCACACCGGATAATGTTGAAGTTGAAAAAGTAACACAAAAAATATTGGAAACTGAAGGTATTATCAGTATCCACGACCTACATATCTGGACGATTACAAGCGGACTAAACGCATTGACCTGCCATGCGGTAGTAGATGAAAAAATGACAGTTGAAGCAGGAGAGATTATGCTTCGTAAAATAGAACACGATTTGGAGCACTTAAAAATACATCACGTAACTATCCAGTTGGAAACACCGGCACACTTACATGATGCTTTGGTATTGTGTACTACGAAGGCAGAGGTAATTGCTCACGACCATAATCATTAA
- a CDS encoding FAD-dependent oxidoreductase — MVVKNKKIAIIGGGPGGLTLARLLQQKGVDVTVYERDAGRFVRVQGATLDLHDDSGLKALKEAGLLEAFKKYYRPGADKMRIADPYGNLVYDQHNEPDNMADFGHEHFRPEIDRGPLRDLLLDSLRPETIVWDSHITALEKENGIWKLVFQNGKTETADLVIGADGANSKIRPYLTTIRPFYSGITVVEGSLYEAAEKAPRIYEMVKGGKVFAFGNQKSLIVSAKGDGSLSFYTGCKTQETWVRDSGIDFKNSKSVATWFRTEFSDWDEIWMELFVTEGTSFVPRPQYCMPLDQTWKARADSTLIGDAAHLMPPYAGEGVNMAMLDALELSNCLTGTDFLDIEEAIAHYEKQMRKRASEIAKMTLEQTEALHSENAISHMLELFKE, encoded by the coding sequence ATGGTAGTTAAAAACAAAAAAATAGCAATTATTGGTGGTGGACCTGGAGGATTGACACTTGCCCGACTGCTGCAACAAAAAGGGGTTGATGTAACAGTATATGAAAGAGATGCGGGAAGATTTGTAAGAGTACAGGGAGCCACACTCGACCTTCATGACGATTCAGGCCTTAAAGCACTCAAAGAGGCCGGACTATTGGAAGCGTTTAAAAAATATTACAGACCTGGTGCCGACAAGATGCGTATTGCGGACCCATATGGTAACCTTGTTTACGACCAGCATAACGAACCTGATAATATGGCTGATTTTGGACACGAACACTTTCGCCCTGAAATAGACCGTGGTCCTTTGCGTGATTTGCTGCTTGATTCGTTACGACCGGAAACAATAGTATGGGATAGTCATATTACAGCATTAGAAAAGGAAAACGGTATCTGGAAGCTTGTTTTTCAAAATGGAAAAACAGAAACAGCAGACCTGGTTATCGGGGCAGATGGTGCCAATTCAAAAATACGTCCTTATCTTACAACTATCAGGCCCTTCTATTCCGGAATTACAGTCGTAGAAGGCAGTCTTTATGAGGCGGCGGAAAAAGCACCCCGCATCTATGAAATGGTTAAGGGTGGAAAAGTTTTTGCCTTTGGTAATCAAAAGTCACTTATTGTAAGCGCAAAAGGAGATGGAAGTCTCTCTTTTTATACAGGCTGTAAAACACAGGAAACCTGGGTACGCGATAGCGGTATTGATTTTAAAAATAGTAAGTCAGTAGCAACTTGGTTTCGTACAGAATTTTCAGATTGGGATGAAATCTGGATGGAATTATTTGTAACAGAAGGCACTTCTTTTGTCCCGCGTCCGCAGTACTGTATGCCGTTAGACCAGACATGGAAAGCACGGGCAGACAGTACTCTGATTGGTGATGCGGCACATTTGATGCCACCCTATGCCGGAGAAGGCGTAAATATGGCAATGCTTGATGCCCTTGAACTCAGCAATTGTCTTACGGGAACAGATTTTTTAGATATTGAAGAAGCAATTGCCCATTATGAAAAGCAGATGCGTAAAAGAGCCTCCGAAATTGCAAAAATGACATTAGAACAAACCGAAGCCCTGCATTCTGAAAATGCAATCTCCCATATGTTGGAATTGTTTAAAGAATAA
- a CDS encoding T9SS type A sorting domain-containing protein: MKKILLFFTILISNYLFCQVTIDGITVNNVGISGTTINLGTSSSVSVYLNAAVNLNTVPSDSSPGTITIYYKKAPSLPAIVANGGDGGSLLFLGSTFAIKSFRLTLDSAQFDTTGGILYAEYKTFSGIITKSANISIKKDTTSEPGGQPGGGGNACHTCGFERIPFGGIPILPWNSPSVNTDYLKWFIKRPSGETVPYSTDRGKEIYEPVQMHLKENQSTTSPTYVFNIYTERPYSRYDNYIKRLNISNSIEQNQTIEYGGTPETIIGTAGNVNGQPNNTYQWQERVVAEHQAYGGYASYNVWYNIYGWKNIPNANQINYTPPINATEVKAYRRLIFDTYNIPMSSNEVTIYVVSTGGINNTICCDKTYFSNNSIDPIVGSPMHNAEFYIQWQKGIIVNNQIIWYNIDGANSQDYTPTRPGGRNSSGTFYYRRALISLINNKFYVSNTTTIIFSNASGRNSSEILKNKEISDINIMLYPNPSSSVVNIESEHDLSSFNAKIIDVTGRLILKNNYELSGYSTQLNISDLPTGIYTIIIENGQDKIIKKLIKK; the protein is encoded by the coding sequence ATGAAAAAAATATTATTATTTTTTACAATACTAATTTCTAATTATCTGTTTTGTCAAGTTACTATAGACGGAATAACAGTAAATAATGTTGGAATTAGTGGCACAACAATTAATTTAGGTACATCATCATCTGTAAGTGTCTATCTAAATGCGGCAGTTAATCTCAACACAGTACCTAGCGATAGTTCTCCCGGAACAATAACAATTTATTACAAAAAGGCTCCTTCACTCCCGGCCATAGTTGCAAATGGTGGAGATGGTGGTTCACTTCTCTTTCTCGGATCGACTTTTGCTATAAAAAGTTTTCGTCTAACTCTTGACAGTGCCCAATTTGATACAACAGGAGGAATACTTTATGCAGAATATAAGACATTTTCAGGTATAATAACTAAAAGCGCAAACATATCTATAAAAAAAGATACTACAAGTGAGCCTGGAGGACAACCTGGTGGCGGTGGAAACGCTTGCCATACCTGTGGTTTTGAACGTATTCCATTTGGAGGCATACCAATATTGCCATGGAATAGCCCAAGCGTTAATACTGATTATTTAAAATGGTTTATTAAAAGACCCTCAGGAGAAACTGTTCCTTATTCAACAGATAGAGGTAAAGAAATTTATGAGCCTGTTCAAATGCATTTAAAAGAAAATCAATCTACCACTAGTCCAACTTATGTATTTAATATATACACTGAAAGGCCATATTCTCGATATGATAATTATATTAAACGTCTTAATATCTCAAACTCAATAGAACAGAATCAAACAATTGAATATGGTGGTACCCCCGAAACTATTATAGGAACAGCAGGAAATGTAAACGGCCAACCAAACAATACTTACCAGTGGCAAGAAAGAGTCGTTGCAGAACATCAAGCTTATGGTGGCTATGCATCATATAATGTTTGGTATAATATTTATGGCTGGAAAAATATTCCAAATGCTAATCAAATAAATTATACTCCTCCCATCAACGCTACTGAGGTCAAAGCTTACAGAAGATTAATATTTGACACTTATAATATTCCAATGTCAAGTAATGAAGTAACAATTTATGTGGTATCTACTGGAGGCATTAACAATACTATATGTTGTGACAAAACTTATTTTTCAAACAACTCAATTGATCCAATCGTTGGGTCTCCTATGCATAATGCTGAATTTTATATTCAATGGCAAAAAGGCATCATAGTTAACAATCAGATTATTTGGTATAACATAGATGGTGCTAATTCGCAAGATTATACTCCTACTCGCCCTGGAGGCAGAAACTCTAGCGGGACCTTTTATTACAGAAGAGCTTTAATAAGTTTGATTAATAACAAATTTTACGTAAGTAATACTACAACTATTATATTCAGCAATGCTAGCGGTAGAAACAGTTCTGAAATCTTAAAAAACAAAGAAATATCAGATATAAATATTATGCTTTATCCAAACCCAAGTTCATCAGTTGTAAATATTGAAAGTGAACATGACTTATCATCTTTTAATGCTAAAATCATAGATGTGACCGGAAGACTCATCCTAAAAAACAACTATGAGTTAAGCGGATATTCAACTCAATTAAATATTTCAGATCTGCCGACAGGGATCTATACTATCATAATAGAAAATGGTCAGGACAAAATAATTAAAAAGCTAATAAAAAAATAA
- a CDS encoding helix-turn-helix domain-containing protein — MDGPFKYKIEKPDSSIAGYVESFWEIRTPSGEPKNIIVLPDGRIDIIFSYSDTEPFRAVLLGLETEASQTLMQSGGTMFAVSLRLLAVEYLLEASVSSLLNGGRLLPEGFWNIAKEDLSDFDAFCNKLTGKIQSLIKTVPDNRKLRLFDQIYTSNGTLTVKELSEKAGWSSRQMNRYFSHQFGLPLKTYCNILRFRASFKHLKEGKLFPEQDFADQAHFIRDVKKFSGVLPKELSQNKNDRFIQFSTLNKK; from the coding sequence ATGGACGGTCCGTTTAAATATAAAATAGAAAAACCCGATTCGTCGATTGCCGGATATGTTGAAAGCTTTTGGGAAATCAGGACACCTTCCGGAGAACCCAAAAATATCATAGTATTGCCAGACGGGAGGATTGATATTATTTTTTCATATTCCGATACCGAACCATTTCGTGCCGTTCTTTTAGGGTTGGAAACGGAAGCTTCACAAACCCTGATGCAATCAGGAGGAACCATGTTTGCGGTTAGCCTTCGCCTTTTAGCGGTTGAATATCTTTTAGAAGCCAGCGTTTCATCTTTGCTTAATGGCGGACGTCTTCTACCGGAAGGTTTCTGGAATATTGCCAAAGAAGACCTTTCCGATTTTGATGCTTTTTGCAACAAGCTAACCGGAAAAATACAAAGCCTTATTAAAACAGTACCCGATAACAGGAAACTCAGACTGTTTGACCAAATATATACTTCAAATGGTACGTTAACGGTGAAAGAACTTTCTGAAAAGGCCGGATGGAGCAGTCGCCAGATGAACCGTTATTTTAGCCATCAGTTTGGACTGCCGTTAAAAACCTATTGCAATATTTTGCGTTTCAGAGCTTCCTTTAAACATCTCAAGGAAGGGAAATTGTTTCCCGAACAGGATTTTGCAGACCAGGCCCATTTTATCCGTGATGTAAAAAAGTTCTCCGGTGTGCTTCCCAAAGAATTATCCCAAAATAAAAACGACCGATTTATACAATTTTCCACCTTGAATAAGAAATAG
- a CDS encoding T9SS type A sorting domain-containing protein, with product MKVLSLFFFLGNSVSLYSQLNYTPPLMDSSDSNWELIFEDNFDYINISQLETSQKWSLYNGFDPYTPNGTLNNIQAFTGYAGHRYLQKKNIEFANGIMTLKFKREDINVYPPQSNSFSQAKTILHYYGYYPCSVGNGYPNPCTGNNEQERLLNFKQRLKENVKWHGLNFTEAQIDAITVDEVNNFPSATNSYLSPEGETPTSPKISNLKWMYTGPSKFISNQKFRFGYFEIKCRVKKPLPQYNYRGIGATFWLFSRSNQNGCPGTTYSEIDIFEFHNRKYSYPLSAQTNSDFFQSPEHRYKSNLYYGASNNQIIDNEEQFVMSSENEAYPVNNISGNDDFNIYGCYWSGNEIAFYKNNVLVRKATRHDIMQGNNKLDFLHDLKPMQILFDIGAFIYNEEPDANTMDYDYEIDYIKVYKPKFLHNDTSIVHQQDSSCDFYPYWQEKGFKELNNNPGELCNNSALNDKTIVCDINSDGYDDLVIVNSEYCQSAWSLKVIDVKTKNNLYSIPTGIIDGWVDEEDKIFFSDLNGDGIKELILLNLSTTGSSRPDLLVFNLVTNNFLSYLSPKEFGAGLMDFFDADDLISIGDTNSDGREDLIFFNKTNIGTAYKVIDIMTGNTLLEKSHGIYPNNNYYEGWVDPGDKVLVGDTNGDGQKEVILINTDYQGGGAISVIDLATGNTLFATNHSTTLNANNNFSGFMDVSDRIIIANVDQIGGDDLVLINTSGIGDAIRCIRLSDDVGGIKGSRIFPDIASTTFDGWLDTCDKISIKDVTGDQKLEMVLLNTSTNAIYAINVIDLFNNARSTFCASYSSANLGCNSNASGTFDGWLDPNDRSLIGKFKNDKSDLLLINMSYTGDALRALDLRNGSSYGVQPHDGRFMGWLDGIDENINCPEDIYQSRKKIFSTPQYNLTIYPNPVNNIVNIGSETLINKIKIYTMDGKTVYSKEFQVGQKHFELDIIELKSGIYFLNMQTIKGEILSKKIIKQ from the coding sequence ATGAAAGTTTTATCATTATTTTTTTTTCTAGGAAATAGTGTTAGTCTATATTCTCAATTAAATTATACGCCGCCACTTATGGATTCTAGTGATTCTAATTGGGAGTTGATTTTTGAGGACAATTTCGACTATATTAATATATCACAGCTAGAAACTTCCCAAAAATGGTCATTGTATAATGGTTTCGATCCCTATACTCCAAATGGAACTTTAAATAATATTCAAGCATTTACAGGTTATGCAGGGCATAGGTATCTACAGAAAAAAAATATTGAATTTGCTAATGGAATTATGACATTAAAATTTAAAAGAGAAGATATTAATGTATATCCGCCGCAATCAAATAGCTTTTCTCAGGCAAAAACAATTCTACATTATTATGGGTATTATCCTTGTTCTGTTGGTAACGGATATCCAAATCCATGTACCGGAAACAATGAACAGGAACGTCTTTTAAATTTTAAGCAGAGACTAAAAGAAAATGTTAAATGGCACGGGCTGAATTTTACTGAAGCTCAAATTGATGCAATTACTGTTGATGAGGTTAATAATTTTCCATCGGCTACAAATAGTTATCTTTCTCCTGAAGGGGAAACACCGACTTCACCGAAAATAAGTAATTTAAAATGGATGTATACAGGACCTTCAAAATTTATTAGTAATCAGAAATTTCGATTCGGCTACTTTGAAATAAAATGTAGAGTAAAAAAACCTTTGCCACAATACAATTATCGTGGGATAGGTGCGACTTTTTGGTTGTTTTCAAGAAGTAATCAAAATGGTTGTCCCGGAACCACATATTCTGAAATAGACATTTTTGAGTTTCATAATCGAAAATATAGTTATCCTTTGTCAGCACAAACTAATTCTGATTTTTTCCAATCTCCAGAACATCGTTATAAAAGTAATTTATATTATGGGGCAAGTAATAATCAAATTATAGACAACGAGGAACAGTTTGTAATGTCAAGTGAAAATGAAGCATACCCAGTAAATAATATATCAGGGAATGATGATTTTAACATCTATGGGTGTTATTGGAGTGGGAATGAAATTGCATTCTATAAAAATAATGTACTCGTAAGAAAAGCTACTAGACATGATATAATGCAAGGAAATAATAAATTGGATTTTCTACATGATTTAAAGCCAATGCAGATACTTTTCGATATTGGTGCTTTTATATATAATGAAGAACCAGATGCCAACACTATGGATTATGATTATGAGATTGATTATATTAAAGTATATAAACCAAAATTTTTACATAATGATACCTCAATAGTTCATCAACAGGATTCGTCTTGCGATTTTTATCCTTATTGGCAAGAAAAAGGTTTTAAAGAGTTAAATAATAATCCTGGCGAACTCTGTAATAACAGTGCATTAAATGATAAAACAATAGTATGTGATATTAATTCAGACGGATATGATGATTTAGTTATTGTAAATTCCGAATATTGCCAAAGTGCCTGGTCATTAAAAGTAATTGATGTAAAAACAAAAAATAATCTTTATTCGATTCCAACAGGTATTATTGATGGTTGGGTAGACGAAGAGGATAAGATTTTTTTTAGTGATCTAAATGGAGATGGAATAAAAGAACTCATCTTATTAAATTTATCTACAACAGGAAGTAGCAGACCTGATTTGTTGGTTTTTAATCTTGTTACAAATAATTTTTTAAGTTATCTGTCTCCTAAAGAATTTGGCGCAGGATTGATGGATTTTTTTGATGCAGATGATTTAATTTCAATAGGAGATACAAATTCGGATGGGCGGGAAGATCTTATTTTTTTTAATAAAACTAATATTGGTACTGCTTATAAAGTCATAGACATTATGACTGGAAATACTTTGCTTGAGAAGAGTCATGGAATATATCCTAATAATAATTATTATGAAGGTTGGGTTGACCCGGGCGATAAAGTACTTGTTGGTGATACGAATGGAGATGGTCAAAAAGAAGTAATACTAATTAATACTGATTATCAAGGAGGAGGGGCTATTTCTGTAATTGATTTGGCTACTGGTAATACGTTGTTTGCAACCAATCACTCAACTACATTGAACGCAAATAATAATTTTAGTGGCTTTATGGATGTTTCTGATCGAATAATAATTGCTAATGTTGATCAGATTGGGGGAGATGACCTGGTTCTTATAAATACTTCAGGTATAGGAGATGCGATTAGATGTATAAGATTGTCTGATGATGTTGGAGGAATAAAAGGATCAAGAATTTTCCCTGATATAGCAAGTACTACTTTTGATGGATGGCTTGATACCTGTGATAAAATTTCTATTAAGGATGTTACTGGTGATCAAAAGCTTGAAATGGTTTTACTTAATACTTCTACGAATGCTATTTACGCAATTAATGTTATTGATTTATTCAATAATGCAAGATCGACTTTCTGTGCTTCCTATTCTTCTGCAAATCTCGGTTGTAATAGTAATGCCTCTGGAACTTTCGATGGATGGCTTGATCCGAATGACAGATCTTTAATTGGGAAATTTAAAAATGATAAATCTGATTTATTATTAATTAACATGTCATATACTGGAGATGCCCTTAGAGCACTAGATTTACGAAACGGAAGTTCTTATGGTGTACAGCCACATGATGGCAGATTTATGGGATGGTTAGATGGAATTGATGAAAATATTAATTGCCCAGAAGATATATATCAAAGCAGAAAAAAAATTTTTTCTACTCCCCAATATAATTTGACCATATATCCAAATCCTGTAAACAATATCGTAAATATTGGATCTGAAACTTTAATTAATAAAATTAAAATTTATACTATGGATGGAAAAACAGTCTATAGCAAAGAATTTCAAGTTGGGCAAAAACACTTTGAACTTGATATAATAGAATTAAAAAGCGGAATTTACTTTTTGAATATGCAAACTATTAAAGGAGAAATTCTAAGTAAAAAAATCATTAAACAGTAA